A window of Perognathus longimembris pacificus isolate PPM17 chromosome 6, ASM2315922v1, whole genome shotgun sequence contains these coding sequences:
- the Nkx2-4 gene encoding homeobox protein Nkx-2.4 — protein MSLSPKHTTPFSVSDILSPIEETYKKFGGAMDGAPPGLGAPLGAAAAYRAPPPGPSSQAAAVAGMQSPHAMTGHNAAAAAAAAAAAAAAAATYHMPPGVSQFPHGAMGGYCNGGLGNMGELPAYADGMRGGAAAAATGWYGANPDPRYSSISRFMGPSAGVNVAGMGSLTGIADAAKSLAPLHAAAPRRKRRVLFSQAQVYELERRFKQQKYLSAPEREHLASMIHLTPTQVKIWFQNHRYKMKRQAKDKAAQQLQQEGGLGPPPPPPPSPRRVAVPVLVKDGKPCQNGAGTPTSGQAGQQPQAPTPAPELEELSPSPPALHGPGGGLAALDVAAGDYGGGVLGTNLLYGRTW, from the exons ATGTCGTTGAGCCCCAAGCACACGACGCCCTTCTCCGTATCCGACATCCTGAGCCCCATCGAGGAGACCTACAAGAAGTTCGGCGGCGCCATGGACGGCGCGCCGCCCGGCTTGGGGGCGCCCCTGGGGGCCGCCGCCGCCTACCGcgcgccgccgcccggccccTCCTCGCAGGCGGCCGCCGTGGCAGGCATGCAGTCGCCCCACGCCATGACCGGGCACAacgcagcggcggcggcggcggcggcggcagcggcggcggcggcggccgccacGTACCACATGCCCCCGGGCGTCTCGCAGTTTCCGCACGGCGCCATGGGCGGCTACTGCAACGGCGGCTTGGGCAACATGGGCGAGCTGCCCGCCTATGCGGATGGCATGCGGGGCGGCGCGGCGGCCGCGGCCACCGGCTGGTACGGCGCCAACCCGGACCCGCGCTACTCGTCAA TCTCCAGGTTTATGGGGCCGTCGGCGGGTGTGAATGTGGCCGGCATGGGTTCGCTGACGGGCATCGCGGACGCCGCCAAATCGTTGGCTCCGCTACACGCGGCCGCGCCCCGCCGGAAGCGGAGGGTGCTCTTCTCGCAAGCGCAGGTGTACGAGCTGGAGCGGCGCTTCAAGCAGCAGAAGTACCTGTCGGCGCCCGAGCGCGAACACCTGGCCAGCATGATACACCTGACGCCCACCCAGGTCAAGATCTGGTTCCAGAACCACCGCTACAAGATGAAGAGGCAGGCCAAGGACAAGGCGGCgcagcagctgcagcaggagGGCGGCCTGGGtccgccgccaccgccaccaccgTCGCCGCGCCGCGTGGCCGTGCCCGTGCTGGTGAAGGACGGCAAACCGTGCCAGAATGGTGCCGGCACGCCCACGTCCGGCCAGGCTGGCCAGCAACCGCAGGCCCCGACGCCCGCGCCCGAGCTCGAGGAGCTGTCGCCCAGCCCGCCCGCGCTGCACGGCCCCGGAGGCGGCTTGGCGGCCCTGGACGTGGCGGCGGGAGACTACGGTGGAGGCGTGCTGGGCACCAACCTGCTGTATGGCAGGACGTGGTGA